The proteins below come from a single Melospiza georgiana isolate bMelGeo1 chromosome 4, bMelGeo1.pri, whole genome shotgun sequence genomic window:
- the RLIG1 gene encoding RNA ligase 1, translating into MRRRGAVQRKVPCLFVTEVKDEPSAKRERQPFKVLATDTITGKALEADVHNAVPTEKVDGTCCYVTTYKGQPYLWARLDRKPSKQGEKRFKRFLYSLEDCKEFVWNIEEDFKPVPDTWIPAKDIEFSNGNPLPDENGHMPGWVPVEKNSKQYCWHSSVVNYEAGVALVLKHHADPGLLEISPVPLSEILEQTLELIGTNINANPYGLGSKKHPVHLLVPHGAFEIKNPPALKQNDILSWFESCTEGKVEGIVWHCHDGCLIKLHRHHLGLPWPLAETYLNSQPVVISFNGTKCDYDFEPKSLFHHFSMLDGQKFDRLKDIKFDA; encoded by the exons ATGAGGCGGCGGGGCGCGGTGCAGCGCAAGGTGCCGTGTCTGTTCGTCACCGAGGTGAAGGACGAGCCCTCGGCCAAGCGGGAGCGACAg CCATTTAAAGTTTTGGCAACTGACACTATAACTGGAAAGGCATTAGAGGCAGATGTACACAATGCAGTTCCTACTGAAAAGGTGGATGGAACCTGCTGTTATGTAACAACATATAAAG GACAGCCCTACCTGTGGGCCAGGTTGGATCGAAAACCCTCCAAACAAGGTGAAAAAAGGTTTAAGCGATTCTTGTATTCATTGGAGGATTGCAAAG AATTTGTTTGGAATATTGAAGAGGATTTCAAGCCTGTTCCAGATACCTGGATTCCAGCAAAGGACATAGAGTTCTCTAATGGCAATCCTTTGCCTGATGAAAATGGACATATGCCAG GTTGGGTGCCTGTGGAGAAGAACAGTAAGCAGTATTGCTGGCACTCATCTGTTGTAAATTATGAGGCTGGAGTAGCACTGGTACTGAAACACCATGCTGACCCAGGGCTTCTGGAAATCAGTCCCGTGCCATTATCAGAAATTTTAGAACAAACATTGGAGCTGATTGGAACTAATATCAATGCAAATCCATATG GATTGGGAAGCAAGAAGCACCCTGTACATCTTCTGGTCCCACATGGAGCTTTTGAAATAAAGAATCCGCCTGCCTTGAAGCAAAATGACATACTGTCCTGGTTTGAAAGCTGTACGGAGGGTAAAGTTGAAGGAATTGTGTGGCACTGCCATGATGGGTGTTTAATCAAG ctCCATCGCCATCATCTTGGTTTACCTTGGCCACTTGCAGAGACATACCTGAATTCTCAGCCTgttgtaatttcttttaatggAACTAAATGTGACTATGACTTTGAACCAAAGAGTTTGTTTCACCATTTTTCAATGTTGGATGGACAAAAATTTGACAGACTCAAAGATATCAAGTTTGAtgcttga